One segment of Corynebacterium atrinae DNA contains the following:
- the recN gene encoding DNA repair protein RecN, with protein sequence MLADIAIENLGVIPAATAELAEGLTVLTGETGAGKTMVVTGLRLLAGGRADASRVRSGAAQAVVEGRFIASESASTQVEELVDAAGGAADENGEYIASRTVSAAGRSRAHLGGRSVPAATLAEFTAPLLTIHGQNDQLRLLAPEQQLAALDRFDPRIAPLLADYRQKYRAWRTLSKDLQERTESRRELAQEIDRLQFALDEINAVDPEPGEDSALLMHIQRLQDVDSLREQATTALGAIDGPEVFGGYETEEDAASTLLGRAEAALLASEDSTLKELGERLAEMTTGLREISAELGSYLADLPSDVDQLDALLQRQQQLKVLTRKYANDAEGVIAWREKARARLAKIDISSEALDELKKQVVAAKKALGVAAKKLSAARAKAAQALGEAVTAELQGLAMGKSRLIVDISVGDPGKDGADAVQLMLAPNSAAEPRPLAASASGGELSRVMLALEVILSADSEGATLVFDEVDAGVGGRAAVEIGRRLARLAGRNQVIVVTHLPQVAAYADTHLLVAKDVGDDAVTSGVLTLNDQERVEELARMLAGLDGSDTGRAHATELLDRARSERAEFRSH encoded by the coding sequence ATGCTCGCAGACATCGCCATTGAGAATCTCGGCGTCATCCCAGCGGCCACGGCGGAATTAGCCGAAGGCCTCACGGTCCTGACCGGCGAAACTGGAGCCGGAAAAACTATGGTCGTCACCGGCCTACGTCTGTTGGCTGGCGGTCGCGCCGACGCTTCCCGCGTGCGCAGCGGAGCAGCACAGGCCGTGGTTGAGGGGCGATTCATCGCCTCCGAGTCGGCGTCTACCCAAGTAGAAGAGCTTGTCGACGCCGCCGGGGGTGCGGCCGACGAAAACGGCGAGTACATCGCCTCCCGCACCGTCAGTGCTGCGGGACGGTCCCGCGCCCATCTCGGCGGCCGATCAGTCCCCGCCGCGACCTTGGCCGAGTTCACGGCACCACTTTTGACCATCCACGGACAAAATGATCAGCTGCGCCTGCTGGCGCCCGAGCAGCAGTTGGCAGCCCTTGACCGATTTGATCCTCGCATCGCTCCCTTGCTGGCGGATTATCGTCAGAAGTATCGGGCGTGGCGCACGCTGTCGAAGGACTTGCAGGAGCGCACCGAGTCGCGGCGCGAATTGGCCCAGGAGATCGACCGCCTGCAGTTCGCTCTCGACGAAATCAATGCGGTTGACCCGGAGCCGGGGGAAGATTCTGCGCTGCTCATGCACATTCAACGCCTCCAGGATGTGGATAGTCTCCGGGAGCAAGCGACCACTGCGCTGGGGGCGATTGATGGCCCCGAGGTGTTTGGCGGGTACGAGACAGAAGAGGATGCTGCCTCGACCCTGCTCGGTCGAGCCGAAGCCGCCTTGCTGGCCTCCGAAGACTCAACGCTGAAGGAGTTGGGCGAGCGGTTGGCGGAGATGACGACTGGCTTGCGGGAAATCTCCGCCGAGCTGGGCAGCTATCTGGCTGACCTCCCATCCGATGTTGACCAGTTGGACGCGTTGCTCCAACGCCAACAGCAGTTGAAGGTGCTCACCCGCAAGTATGCCAACGACGCTGAGGGGGTCATCGCGTGGCGCGAAAAGGCCCGGGCTCGCCTCGCAAAGATCGATATCTCCTCCGAGGCTCTTGATGAGTTGAAGAAACAAGTCGTGGCGGCGAAGAAGGCACTAGGGGTGGCTGCAAAGAAGTTGAGCGCGGCCCGGGCGAAAGCAGCCCAAGCGCTGGGAGAGGCAGTCACCGCCGAGTTGCAGGGCCTGGCTATGGGCAAGTCACGCCTCATTGTCGACATCAGCGTCGGAGATCCAGGCAAGGATGGCGCGGACGCTGTGCAGCTCATGCTCGCCCCCAATTCCGCGGCGGAACCCCGCCCGCTGGCCGCCTCGGCCTCCGGTGGTGAGCTATCCCGGGTCATGCTCGCCCTGGAGGTGATTCTCTCCGCGGATAGTGAGGGGGCCACGTTGGTGTTTGATGAGGTTGACGCCGGGGTCGGTGGTCGGGCCGCCGTGGAGATTGGCCGCCGCCTCGCCCGCCTGGCCGGGCGCAACCAGGTCATTGTGGTGACCCACCTGCCCCAGGTCGCCGCCTACGCCGATACCCATTTGCTAGTGGCGAAGGACGTCGGCGACGACGCGGTCACCTCAGGGGTGCTCACCTTGAACGACCAGGAACGGGTGGAGGAACTAGCGCGGATGCTGGCCGGCCTCGATGGGAGCGACACCGGGCGCGCCCACGCGACTGAGCTGCTTGATCGGGCGCGGAGTGAGCGGGCGGAGTTTCGTTCGCACTAA
- the steA gene encoding putative cytokinetic ring protein SteA, with the protein MSLFSRNVDLPGLQGPLRDCTSGKGFKRLRSGDIAVVNAPDITRQDSQRLLDASPAAVINLARFSTGAVPNFGPHMLLEAGILLVEGAGDSLLEGFKDGKRGRITDDGGIHVGEKTIGSGQVVNAQAAEAAFTEAQQGLVDHMEAYFGNTIQFIHSEGPLLIDGLGIPDTGAQLHDRKVLVVSPGPDHRNEVKLLRNFIREYSPVIIGVDEAADTLLELGYKPDLIVGNPAGIGADVLRSGARVVLPADPDGHAAGLERIQDLGIGAMTFPTATDSATDLALLLADYHGAQLIVNAGSRFDLDAVFANDPSATPSALLTRTKVGAKLVDAKAITELYVLRSGANLAWLWAVLGVIVALAAIILIVGLTGSDSFINNLIDTWNGIALTVQGWFK; encoded by the coding sequence ATGAGTCTGTTCTCCCGCAACGTTGACCTGCCCGGCCTGCAGGGACCCCTGCGCGATTGCACGTCCGGCAAGGGATTTAAGCGCCTGCGCTCCGGCGACATTGCCGTGGTCAATGCGCCGGATATCACCCGCCAGGATTCTCAACGGCTCCTCGATGCCTCTCCGGCGGCAGTTATTAACCTTGCCCGATTCAGCACTGGTGCGGTCCCGAATTTCGGTCCGCACATGCTGCTGGAGGCGGGCATCCTCCTCGTGGAGGGGGCGGGGGATTCCCTCCTGGAGGGCTTCAAGGACGGCAAGCGTGGCCGCATTACCGACGATGGTGGCATCCACGTCGGTGAGAAGACGATTGGCTCGGGCCAGGTGGTCAACGCCCAAGCCGCCGAGGCTGCGTTCACGGAGGCCCAACAGGGGCTCGTCGACCACATGGAGGCCTACTTCGGGAACACGATTCAGTTCATTCACTCTGAAGGTCCGTTGCTTATCGACGGCCTCGGCATCCCCGACACCGGTGCCCAACTCCACGACCGCAAGGTGTTGGTTGTCAGCCCCGGCCCAGATCATCGCAACGAAGTGAAGCTCCTGCGGAACTTCATCCGGGAGTACTCGCCGGTGATCATCGGCGTGGACGAGGCCGCGGATACTCTCTTGGAGCTGGGATACAAGCCGGATCTCATCGTGGGTAATCCCGCCGGGATTGGTGCCGATGTTCTTCGCAGTGGCGCGCGGGTGGTGCTGCCGGCCGACCCGGATGGGCATGCCGCGGGCCTGGAGCGGATCCAGGACTTAGGAATCGGGGCCATGACGTTCCCGACGGCGACCGACTCCGCCACGGATCTTGCCCTGCTCCTCGCGGATTACCACGGCGCTCAGCTGATCGTGAATGCTGGCTCGCGCTTCGATCTGGATGCGGTGTTCGCTAACGATCCCTCGGCGACCCCATCGGCGTTGCTAACCCGCACCAAGGTGGGGGCCAAGTTGGTTGATGCCAAGGCGATTACCGAACTCTACGTGCTGCGCTCGGGTGCGAACCTCGCGTGGCTGTGGGCCGTCCTCGGCGTCATCGTGGCCCTCGCGGCCATCATTCTCATTGTGGGTTTGACGGGTTCGGACAGCTTTATCAACAACCTCATCGACACCTGGAACGGTATTGCGCTGACCGTCCAGGGCTGGTTCAAATAG
- a CDS encoding copper transporter, which produces MARKPGVGGWLIAGGGVGVAVGVALGTLVLAPNMPDGVGLSPSANSDELAAAEEQANIAESQAASADSVIKELVTGAVRGTLDGRPVLVMRTADANDGEVDGVETLLEASGAIDAGTITLTEKFFSREGADQLKSIVTNTLPAGAELSVDRLDPGVHAGEALGSALLLNPDNGEEQASSEDRALLLSTLRDAGYVDFESGTILPGQVIVIITGDSDGAGEAAFAAQNLADFSEALDSRGNGVVLAGRIRTAASESGAVAKVRADGAGVSTVDSVDRSWGQLATVLAVREQLAGEAGAYGSAASAEAAIPAP; this is translated from the coding sequence ATGGCACGAAAGCCCGGAGTAGGTGGCTGGCTCATCGCCGGCGGTGGCGTCGGCGTGGCAGTGGGCGTGGCCCTCGGCACTCTAGTGTTAGCCCCCAACATGCCAGATGGAGTGGGGTTGTCTCCCTCGGCCAACAGTGACGAGCTTGCGGCCGCGGAAGAGCAGGCGAACATCGCCGAGTCCCAGGCGGCCTCCGCCGACAGCGTCATTAAGGAGCTGGTTACTGGGGCGGTGCGCGGAACCTTGGATGGACGCCCGGTTTTGGTGATGCGCACGGCTGACGCCAACGACGGGGAAGTGGACGGCGTCGAGACGCTCTTGGAAGCCTCCGGTGCCATCGACGCTGGCACGATCACGTTGACGGAGAAGTTTTTCTCGCGGGAGGGGGCCGATCAGCTCAAGTCGATCGTGACCAATACCCTCCCGGCGGGGGCGGAGCTCTCGGTTGATCGTCTCGATCCGGGCGTGCATGCCGGGGAGGCGTTGGGTTCGGCGCTGCTGCTCAATCCCGACAACGGTGAGGAGCAGGCTAGCTCCGAGGATCGCGCGTTGTTGCTGAGTACCCTGCGGGACGCGGGTTACGTCGATTTTGAATCCGGGACGATCCTGCCGGGCCAAGTCATCGTTATCATCACCGGTGATTCCGATGGTGCCGGGGAAGCGGCCTTTGCCGCCCAGAACCTCGCCGATTTCTCCGAGGCACTCGACTCGCGCGGCAACGGTGTCGTGTTGGCGGGACGGATCCGCACGGCGGCGTCGGAAAGCGGTGCCGTGGCGAAGGTACGGGCCGATGGGGCTGGCGTATCAACGGTCGATTCTGTCGACCGATCCTGGGGCCAACTGGCCACCGTGCTCGCGGTCCGCGAGCAGCTGGCCGGTGAGGCCGGAGCTTATGGCAGTGCGGCGTCGGCGGAAGCGGCCATTCCTGCACCTTAG
- a CDS encoding CTP synthase — translation MAAEPTKYIVVTGGVVSSLGKGLTAASLGQLLIARGLSVTMQKLDPYLNVDPGTMNPFEHGEVFVTEDGAETDLDLGHYERFLDRNLTQNANVTTGKVYSSVIARERRGGYLGKTVQVIPHVTDEIKERILAMGEPDANGDRPDVVICEIGGTVGDIESQPFLEAVRQVRQVVGRANIFFIHVSLVPYLAPSGELKTKPTQHSVAQLRAIGIQPDAIVLRADREVPAGLKEKIALMCDVEPEGVVSCADASSIYRIPEVLFREQLDTFLIRRLNLPFRDVDWTTWRDLLERVENPQRSITVGIVGKYIDLPDAYLSVVEAIRAAGFHHHVEAKIAWIGSDSCVVDAASALAGIDAVVIPGGFGSRGIDGKIAAIRYCRDNGVPLLGICLGLQCIVIEAAQRAGIEGATSTEFDPETEAPVISTMEEQRAAVSGEADLGGTMRLGAYPAVLAEDSVVAGLYGSTDVSERHRHRYEVNNAFRTAIEEGSGLVFSGTSPDGNLVEFVEYPSSIHPFLVATQAHPEYKSRPTDAHPLFVGLVGAALN, via the coding sequence ATGGCAGCCGAGCCGACCAAATACATCGTCGTCACCGGGGGAGTGGTCTCCTCCTTAGGCAAGGGGCTCACGGCCGCCAGCCTGGGCCAGTTGCTCATCGCCCGCGGGCTGAGCGTGACCATGCAAAAGCTGGACCCGTACCTCAACGTTGACCCCGGCACGATGAACCCCTTCGAACACGGAGAGGTATTCGTCACCGAGGACGGCGCGGAAACCGACCTGGACCTCGGGCATTACGAGCGTTTCCTCGACCGCAACCTCACGCAGAACGCCAACGTCACCACCGGCAAGGTGTACTCCTCGGTCATCGCGCGGGAGCGGCGGGGCGGCTACCTTGGAAAAACAGTGCAGGTTATCCCGCACGTCACCGACGAGATCAAGGAGCGCATCCTCGCCATGGGCGAGCCCGACGCCAACGGTGATCGCCCCGATGTCGTCATTTGCGAGATCGGCGGCACGGTCGGCGATATCGAATCGCAGCCCTTCCTCGAGGCCGTGCGCCAGGTGCGCCAGGTCGTCGGGCGCGCCAACATTTTCTTCATTCACGTCTCGCTCGTTCCCTACCTCGCGCCCTCGGGTGAGCTCAAGACGAAGCCGACGCAGCACTCCGTCGCGCAGCTGCGCGCCATCGGCATCCAGCCCGACGCGATCGTCTTGCGCGCCGACCGCGAAGTGCCTGCCGGCCTGAAGGAAAAGATTGCGCTCATGTGCGACGTCGAGCCGGAAGGCGTCGTATCCTGCGCCGATGCTTCCTCGATCTACCGGATCCCCGAGGTCCTGTTCCGGGAGCAGCTGGATACTTTCCTCATTCGCCGCCTCAACCTGCCCTTCCGCGACGTCGATTGGACGACGTGGCGCGACCTGCTGGAGCGGGTAGAGAATCCGCAGCGGAGCATCACCGTCGGCATTGTGGGCAAGTATATCGACCTCCCAGATGCGTATCTCTCGGTCGTGGAAGCCATCCGGGCCGCCGGTTTCCACCACCACGTCGAGGCGAAGATCGCCTGGATTGGTTCCGATTCCTGCGTTGTCGACGCCGCTTCGGCCCTCGCGGGCATCGACGCCGTCGTCATTCCCGGCGGCTTCGGCTCTCGCGGTATCGACGGAAAGATCGCCGCCATTCGTTACTGCCGGGACAACGGCGTTCCGTTGCTGGGGATCTGCCTGGGATTGCAGTGCATCGTTATCGAAGCGGCCCAGCGGGCCGGCATCGAGGGGGCCACGTCGACGGAGTTCGATCCCGAGACGGAAGCGCCGGTCATTTCCACGATGGAGGAACAGCGCGCGGCGGTCTCCGGCGAAGCAGATCTCGGCGGCACGATGCGTTTGGGTGCGTACCCGGCCGTGCTGGCGGAGGATTCCGTCGTGGCTGGGCTGTACGGTTCCACCGACGTGAGCGAACGCCACCGCCACCGCTACGAGGTCAACAACGCTTTCCGAACTGCCATCGAGGAGGGCAGTGGGCTGGTGTTCTCGGGCACCTCACCCGATGGCAACCTCGTCGAGTTCGTCGAGTATCCGAGCTCCATCCACCCCTTCCTCGTGGCCACCCAGGCTCACCCGGAGTACAAGTCGCGTCCGACGGATGCCCATCCGCTCTTCGTCGGCCTCGTGGGTGCTGCACTTAACTAG
- a CDS encoding NUDIX domain-containing protein, whose protein sequence is MVSRSHEFSVHGSEVLLESPILAVRQDRVLMPGGTLAKREIVEHFGAVAVVAVDDRGRLPLVQQYRHSIGRRLWELPAGLLDMAGEDELTGAQRELEEEAGLVADSWSVLVDLVTSPGFCDESVRVFLATALSEVGRPPSGDDEEADMATQWVSVEQAVSMIMSGEIVNSIAIAGIFAAAEVLAGRSEARPVSVPFDLRPASLAQRRIDEGIAPDMKMLPR, encoded by the coding sequence ATGGTTTCCCGATCGCACGAGTTTTCCGTCCACGGCTCCGAGGTTCTTCTCGAGTCCCCGATCCTCGCGGTGCGCCAAGATCGCGTGCTGATGCCGGGTGGCACCTTGGCCAAACGCGAGATCGTGGAACATTTTGGTGCAGTGGCGGTCGTCGCCGTGGATGATCGCGGCCGCCTGCCTCTAGTCCAGCAGTACCGCCACTCCATTGGCCGCCGCCTGTGGGAGCTGCCCGCGGGCCTGCTCGACATGGCCGGCGAAGACGAGCTCACCGGCGCCCAACGGGAGCTGGAGGAAGAAGCCGGGCTCGTTGCGGATTCGTGGTCCGTCCTGGTTGATCTGGTGACCTCGCCCGGCTTCTGCGACGAATCGGTCCGCGTCTTCCTGGCCACTGCGCTGAGCGAGGTCGGCCGCCCTCCCAGCGGTGACGACGAAGAGGCGGACATGGCCACCCAATGGGTGAGCGTTGAGCAGGCGGTGTCGATGATTATGTCCGGCGAGATAGTCAATTCCATCGCCATCGCCGGGATCTTCGCCGCCGCAGAGGTTCTCGCCGGACGCTCGGAGGCGCGGCCGGTGTCGGTCCCCTTCGATCTGCGCCCCGCTAGCTTGGCACAGCGCCGGATCGATGAAGGTATCGCACCCGACATGAAGATGCTGCCCCGGTGA
- the xerD gene encoding site-specific tyrosine recombinase XerD, with protein MSARALATAWLNHLAVERGLSANTLSNYRRDVERYLEWLEATGITELGSVTALDIEAYVADLRRGGLAASSAGRALVVARGLHKFAVVEGHIGVDVAADVSPPATGRHLPDTLSIEEVSLLIDAVPTGDTATPVDLRDRALLELLYGTGARISEILGLAVDDLVDCDGILRLTGKGNKQRIVPVGAPAMAAVDDYLVRARPAFATGRSHALLLNKRGGALSRQSAWAILKTAGARARLDKEISPHTLRHSYATHLLEGGADVRSVQELLGHSSVTTTQIYTHVTAENLRQVWREAHPRA; from the coding sequence ATCTCCGCCCGCGCGCTGGCCACCGCGTGGCTCAACCACCTTGCCGTGGAGCGGGGCCTATCCGCTAACACCTTGAGCAACTATCGCCGCGACGTCGAACGCTACCTGGAGTGGCTCGAGGCAACCGGTATCACGGAGCTGGGATCGGTGACGGCCCTCGACATCGAGGCTTACGTCGCCGACCTGCGCCGCGGCGGCCTGGCGGCCAGTTCCGCCGGGCGGGCCCTCGTCGTTGCGCGCGGACTGCACAAATTCGCCGTCGTCGAGGGCCACATCGGCGTCGATGTCGCCGCCGACGTGTCCCCACCAGCCACCGGCCGGCACCTGCCTGACACGTTGAGCATCGAGGAGGTGTCCCTGCTTATCGACGCCGTCCCTACCGGAGACACTGCCACCCCCGTCGACCTGCGCGATCGCGCCCTGTTGGAATTGCTCTACGGCACCGGCGCCCGCATATCCGAGATCCTGGGGTTGGCCGTCGATGACCTCGTCGATTGCGACGGCATCTTGCGGTTGACGGGCAAGGGCAACAAACAGCGGATTGTTCCCGTCGGTGCCCCCGCCATGGCGGCCGTGGACGACTACCTCGTCCGGGCGCGCCCGGCATTCGCCACCGGCAGGTCCCATGCGCTGTTGCTGAACAAACGTGGTGGGGCATTGTCGCGGCAGTCAGCCTGGGCCATCCTCAAGACTGCGGGTGCTCGCGCGAGACTGGACAAGGAAATTTCCCCCCATACGCTCCGCCACTCCTACGCCACGCATCTGTTGGAAGGCGGCGCCGACGTGCGATCGGTCCAAGAGCTGCTCGGCCATTCATCGGTGACCACCACCCAGATATATACTCACGTGACCGCAGAGAACTTGCGGCAGGTGTGGCGGGAAGCGCATCCACGGGCATGA
- a CDS encoding ParA family protein, producing MTGDGLFETPGSELGLTGRPVRDLPQPAHLEKHGPAKIISMCNQKGGVGKTTSTINLGACLAEQGRKVLLVDLDPQGALSAGLGVPYDELDLTVYNLLIDNQTSIHSAIHSTSVPGMDLVPANIDLSAAEIQLVNEVGREQTLARALRPVMKEYDFIILDCQPSLGLLTVNALACSHGVIIPMECEYFSLRGLALLTDTVEKVSDRLNFDLEILGILVTMFDRRTSHAREVMSRVVEVFGDQVFDSVITRTVRFPETSVAGEPIITWAPSSQGAEQYRHLALEVLERAS from the coding sequence GTGACCGGAGACGGACTCTTTGAGACTCCGGGTTCTGAACTCGGACTGACCGGACGACCCGTCCGCGACCTGCCTCAGCCCGCACACTTAGAAAAGCACGGTCCCGCCAAGATCATCTCCATGTGTAACCAGAAGGGTGGAGTAGGTAAGACCACTTCCACCATCAACCTGGGTGCCTGCCTGGCGGAACAGGGCCGCAAAGTCCTCCTCGTTGACCTCGACCCCCAAGGCGCGCTGTCCGCCGGACTGGGAGTGCCCTATGACGAGCTGGACCTAACGGTCTACAACTTGCTGATAGACAACCAGACCTCCATCCATTCGGCCATCCATTCCACGAGCGTGCCCGGGATGGACCTGGTGCCCGCCAACATCGATCTCTCGGCCGCCGAAATCCAGTTGGTCAACGAGGTTGGCCGCGAGCAGACTTTAGCCCGAGCACTGCGTCCGGTGATGAAGGAGTATGACTTCATCATCCTCGACTGTCAGCCCTCCCTAGGCTTGCTGACCGTCAACGCGCTGGCCTGCTCCCACGGAGTCATCATCCCCATGGAGTGTGAGTATTTCTCCCTCCGCGGCTTGGCCCTGTTGACCGACACGGTGGAAAAGGTAAGTGATCGCCTCAACTTCGACCTCGAAATTCTCGGCATTCTGGTGACGATGTTTGATCGGCGTACCTCCCACGCCCGTGAGGTCATGTCCCGAGTCGTGGAGGTCTTCGGGGACCAAGTCTTCGACTCAGTGATTACCCGCACCGTCCGCTTCCCAGAAACCTCCGTTGCCGGCGAGCCCATCATCACGTGGGCCCCGTCCTCCCAGGGCGCTGAGCAGTACCGCCACCTCGCCCTCGAGGTCCTGGAGCGGGCCAGCTAA
- a CDS encoding segregation and condensation protein A yields MPEAGVQPELPGFRVALKNFEGPFDLLLQLIGAKKLDVTEVALSEVTDDFIAYTRRLGETADLDETTEFLVIAATLLDLKAARLLPRGEVDDLEDLALLETRDLLFARLLQYKAYKQVADLFAQWQKNAQRRYPRAVGMEEQFADLLPPVTLGHTPASFAELAAGVFRPKPPEEVGIGHIHQVAVSVPEQAGRILDTLRLMGQNHWLTFAALTRDCTISMEIVGRFLALLELYKAKAVEAEQAEPLGELNVAWTGLDVDPAVVAARNWD; encoded by the coding sequence CTGCCCGAGGCGGGCGTACAGCCGGAGTTGCCGGGCTTCCGCGTGGCATTGAAGAACTTTGAGGGCCCCTTTGACCTGTTGCTCCAGCTCATCGGCGCTAAGAAGCTTGACGTCACCGAGGTGGCGCTCTCTGAAGTCACCGACGATTTCATTGCGTACACGCGTCGCCTAGGCGAAACCGCCGACCTGGACGAAACCACGGAGTTCCTCGTCATCGCGGCCACCCTGCTGGACCTCAAGGCGGCGCGCCTGCTTCCCCGGGGCGAAGTCGACGACCTCGAAGACCTCGCCCTTTTGGAAACCCGCGATCTCCTCTTCGCCCGGCTCCTGCAATACAAGGCCTACAAACAGGTAGCGGACTTGTTTGCCCAATGGCAGAAAAACGCCCAACGCCGCTACCCCCGAGCCGTCGGAATGGAGGAGCAGTTCGCTGATCTCCTTCCACCCGTCACCCTCGGCCACACTCCCGCGTCCTTCGCAGAGCTGGCAGCGGGGGTTTTCCGCCCCAAGCCGCCAGAAGAAGTGGGCATTGGCCATATCCACCAGGTGGCGGTCTCCGTTCCGGAACAGGCTGGCCGCATTCTGGATACGCTGCGACTTATGGGGCAAAACCACTGGCTCACCTTCGCAGCCCTCACCCGCGACTGCACTATATCGATGGAGATCGTGGGGCGGTTCCTCGCCCTCCTTGAGCTTTATAAAGCCAAGGCCGTGGAGGCTGAGCAAGCTGAGCCGCTGGGGGAGCTCAACGTCGCCTGGACCGGTCTCGACGTCGACCCGGCTGTCGTGGCGGCGAGGAACTGGGACTAG
- a CDS encoding peptide MFS transporter, giving the protein MLLMTMIEHRSGQAPHRHPLAMPAVVSIEMWERFSFYGMQAILAYYLYATVSDGGLGMDKAEATALVGAYGSLLYLCAFGGGWVGDRLFGPERTLLLGAGLLMFGHVSLSLIPGWLGTAPGLLAIAVGSGLLKTAAITVLGRVYPADGARHGVAFQLFYLGINVGALFGPLLTGWLAARYSYHHGFAAAAVLMAVGVAIYLSLRPRMMASLSDSARVAITTVPSPLFGPARYLLPLAVILGAGAVLTVGMRSFATLATVLLVATLSVAVALFIQMFRSPLVSSAERHRVAAFLPMFIASTTYWALLAQTYGVFAVYSAERLNRSLLGFEIPPAWTQSLNPFYILTLALPVTWALARLRSRRGPHSATTMASGLLIAGAGMLVLLPFAGGAAGSTPFLALAGCILLFSLGELLIGPVGMAATSAHAPAAFATRFSALYFLTLSIGTSLAGSLSRFFDPSNAVAERTYLLSVAGTVIAIAVGVFFAARALRRD; this is encoded by the coding sequence ATGCTGCTCATGACAATGATTGAACACCGTTCAGGGCAGGCGCCCCACCGCCATCCCCTGGCCATGCCAGCCGTGGTCAGCATCGAAATGTGGGAAAGGTTTAGCTTCTACGGAATGCAAGCCATCCTGGCGTATTACCTCTACGCCACCGTCTCCGATGGCGGCCTCGGAATGGACAAGGCAGAAGCCACCGCCCTCGTCGGGGCCTACGGATCCCTGCTCTACCTCTGCGCCTTTGGCGGTGGCTGGGTCGGCGACCGCCTCTTCGGGCCCGAACGCACTCTGCTGCTCGGCGCGGGCCTCCTCATGTTCGGGCACGTGAGCCTCTCCCTGATCCCCGGTTGGTTGGGAACCGCCCCCGGACTCCTCGCCATCGCCGTGGGCTCGGGCCTGCTGAAAACAGCCGCCATCACCGTCCTCGGGCGTGTCTACCCCGCCGATGGCGCCCGCCACGGCGTCGCCTTCCAGCTGTTCTACCTGGGCATCAACGTGGGCGCGCTCTTCGGCCCGCTGCTTACCGGGTGGCTCGCGGCCCGCTACTCCTACCATCACGGATTCGCTGCGGCCGCGGTCCTCATGGCCGTGGGCGTTGCCATTTATCTCAGCCTGCGACCCCGCATGATGGCCTCCCTCAGCGACTCGGCCCGAGTTGCCATCACCACGGTTCCTTCTCCCCTGTTCGGGCCCGCACGCTACCTCCTCCCGCTTGCCGTCATCCTCGGTGCGGGAGCCGTCCTGACTGTAGGGATGCGCAGCTTTGCCACCCTGGCCACCGTATTGCTCGTCGCGACCTTGAGCGTCGCAGTAGCCCTGTTCATCCAAATGTTCCGATCACCATTGGTCAGTTCCGCCGAACGCCACCGAGTAGCCGCCTTCCTCCCCATGTTCATCGCCTCCACCACCTATTGGGCGCTCCTCGCCCAGACTTACGGAGTCTTCGCGGTCTACTCCGCCGAACGCCTTAACCGCTCCCTCCTCGGCTTCGAGATCCCCCCGGCATGGACCCAATCCCTCAACCCCTTCTACATCCTCACCCTCGCCTTGCCCGTCACCTGGGCCCTCGCCCGCCTGCGCAGTCGCAGAGGCCCCCACTCCGCCACCACGATGGCCTCGGGACTCCTCATTGCCGGGGCAGGCATGCTCGTCCTGCTCCCGTTCGCGGGCGGCGCAGCCGGATCCACCCCGTTCCTCGCACTCGCGGGCTGTATCCTGCTCTTCTCCCTGGGCGAACTCCTCATCGGCCCCGTTGGTATGGCAGCCACCAGCGCCCACGCACCAGCGGCATTCGCCACCCGCTTCTCCGCGCTCTACTTCCTCACCCTGTCCATCGGCACCTCCCTGGCGGGGTCTCTGTCGAGGTTCTTTGACCCCAGCAACGCCGTCGCCGAGCGCACCTACCTTCTCAGCGTGGCCGGCACCGTCATCGCCATCGCGGTGGGCGTGTTCTTCGCAGCTCGCGCCTTGCGGCGAGACTAG